From the Desulfobacterales bacterium genome, one window contains:
- a CDS encoding DUF1329 domain-containing protein has protein sequence MNKRILLVFCFFIGVIMATATLAMAKVTAEEAAKLKTTLTPFGAERAGNEAGTIPAWDGGMTTPPAGYQGPGSRYVNPYESDKILFSINAGNMQNHADNLSSGTQALLQKYSDTFRLDVYPTRRSHAMPEWIYENTLKNATRADLADGGLNVQGAYGGIPFPIPKTGAEIVWNHILRWQGESRSQEYTAYLVTPDSKVLISSGSILQDQYPYYYKDGSLETFEGDFFLFFNQYLQPSRRKGEIQLVRDPVDMANSGRRAWQYLTGQRRVRMAPTIAFDTPNPSFSGTVTFDEAWLFNGSLERYDWKIVGKKEMLIPYNCYKALDRVSPTTKYKKGHINPDYLRWEIHRVWVVEGNLKSGHRHSYAKRVFMIDEDSWVLILADSYDGQLKLWRTNMGVTTNAYDLPGVVYFQNLHSDLLTGHLSVNFDPSDHKRLPVYNDRKPEDYFLPDQIRRFGN, from the coding sequence ATGAATAAAAGAATACTGCTTGTTTTTTGTTTTTTCATCGGCGTAATAATGGCGACCGCAACGCTTGCGATGGCCAAGGTGACCGCGGAAGAAGCTGCTAAGCTGAAAACCACCCTAACACCGTTCGGCGCGGAGCGAGCCGGCAATGAAGCCGGAACAATACCTGCGTGGGATGGCGGAATGACCACCCCGCCGGCTGGTTACCAGGGACCTGGCAGCCGGTATGTGAATCCGTATGAGAGCGATAAAATACTTTTCAGTATCAACGCCGGGAACATGCAAAACCATGCAGATAATCTATCTTCGGGAACTCAGGCACTTCTTCAAAAATATTCTGACACCTTCAGGCTGGATGTCTATCCGACCCGAAGATCCCACGCCATGCCCGAGTGGATTTATGAGAACACGCTGAAAAATGCCACCCGGGCAGATCTGGCTGATGGAGGACTTAATGTGCAGGGTGCATATGGCGGCATCCCGTTTCCAATTCCAAAAACCGGCGCGGAAATTGTCTGGAATCATATTTTAAGATGGCAGGGAGAATCAAGGTCGCAAGAGTATACCGCATATCTTGTAACTCCAGATAGTAAGGTGCTTATATCCAGTGGTTCAATACTGCAAGATCAGTACCCATACTATTACAAGGACGGTAGTTTAGAAACCTTCGAAGGAGATTTTTTCTTGTTTTTTAATCAATATTTACAACCGTCAAGACGAAAAGGGGAAATTCAGTTAGTGCGTGATCCGGTCGATATGGCCAATTCAGGGCGGCGAGCTTGGCAGTATTTGACCGGCCAACGCAGAGTGAGAATGGCGCCTACAATAGCCTTTGATACCCCGAACCCCTCCTTCAGTGGTACAGTTACCTTTGATGAAGCATGGCTGTTCAATGGTTCCTTGGAGAGATACGACTGGAAAATCGTGGGTAAAAAAGAGATGCTCATTCCTTACAACTGTTATAAAGCGTTAGATCGGGTTTCGCCAACCACCAAATATAAAAAAGGCCATATAAATCCCGACTATCTTCGATGGGAGATTCACAGGGTTTGGGTGGTGGAAGGTAACTTGAAAAGCGGTCATCGGCATAGTTATGCCAAACGAGTCTTTATGATTGATGAAGATAGCTGGGTGCTCATTCTCGCGGATAGTTACGATGGTCAACTAAAGCTCTGGCGAACAAACATGGGAGTTACCACCAATGCTTATGATCTCCCAGGAGTGGTTTATTTTCAGAATTTACACTCTGATCTGCTAACTGGCCATCTTTCCGTTAATTTTGACCCCTCAGATCATAAAAGATTGCCTGTTTACAACGATAGAAAACCAGAAGATTATTTTTTACCGGATCAGATAAGGCGGTTTGGTAATTAA
- a CDS encoding DUF1302 family protein, whose product MVKKKKSVLAQVWRRGIKFVMVGMCSLVLTGMLPTLSKAFEVEMSEDSKLNIKTTLNYGISYRATEPDSFNLRNINGDDGNRNFDEGTLTSNRASISTEVAYTLKNFLFYTAVYGFYDQAYTQDNDNDSPLTNNNFVGGRTSKHDEFDDDTREIHGRGVNLRDLYVSGDFRFADRNLMVRVGKQVVTWGEALATFGSIGNAMSYADATQVNVPGFELKDVYLPSGQAMMQMDVIEDFSVAAYYQWEYKKNVLDAAGSFFSTSDLLDKGGHYFLRGPGQVLYTRVHDDEPDDSGQWGVNLRYLARALNYTEMNLCYINYHEKFPMFRANPSDGTYRLAYAEDVKLIGASFGTLIGETNIGGEIAYRQDLPLSVVGGKFKEFDVVQYLLNVYQSYGPFLFIDQTLVLLEGGYNSVMDAENLAATIDTDACGYLLKFTFKFNNIFPGYDMEVPVTWKHKVNGMSALTGTWTEDQNEIAVGFDFTFDLDLKFGVSYTEFLGDAEDYAKADRDYVAAYVKYTF is encoded by the coding sequence ATGGTGAAAAAAAAGAAATCGGTGTTGGCACAGGTTTGGAGGAGGGGAATCAAATTCGTTATGGTGGGGATGTGCAGCCTTGTGCTTACCGGCATGTTGCCGACATTGTCCAAAGCATTTGAAGTTGAAATGTCGGAGGATTCCAAACTTAATATTAAAACCACTTTGAATTATGGAATATCCTACCGCGCGACGGAACCGGATTCGTTCAATCTTAGAAATATTAACGGCGATGACGGGAATCGCAACTTTGATGAGGGAACACTCACATCCAATAGAGCCTCGATATCCACCGAGGTAGCCTATACCCTTAAAAATTTTCTTTTTTACACAGCCGTGTACGGGTTTTACGATCAGGCGTACACGCAAGATAATGATAACGATTCTCCATTGACCAATAATAATTTCGTCGGCGGCAGAACCTCTAAGCATGATGAGTTTGATGATGATACCCGGGAAATTCATGGAAGAGGGGTTAACCTTCGCGATCTATACGTCTCCGGCGACTTTCGGTTCGCAGATCGGAATCTAATGGTTCGCGTCGGTAAACAAGTGGTTACCTGGGGCGAGGCACTTGCGACCTTTGGTTCAATCGGCAACGCAATGAGTTATGCCGACGCGACACAAGTTAACGTGCCGGGTTTTGAGCTTAAAGACGTTTATTTGCCCTCCGGGCAAGCCATGATGCAAATGGATGTCATTGAAGATTTTAGCGTGGCCGCCTATTACCAATGGGAATATAAAAAGAATGTTCTTGACGCGGCCGGTTCATTTTTCAGCACGTCGGACTTATTGGACAAGGGGGGACATTATTTTTTGAGAGGCCCGGGTCAGGTTCTGTACACACGCGTACATGATGATGAGCCGGACGATAGCGGCCAATGGGGTGTTAATCTTCGTTATCTTGCCAGAGCGCTTAACTATACCGAAATGAACTTGTGCTATATCAATTATCACGAGAAATTTCCGATGTTCAGAGCAAATCCGTCCGATGGCACCTATCGCCTCGCATATGCCGAGGATGTTAAACTTATCGGCGCCAGCTTCGGCACATTGATTGGTGAAACCAACATTGGCGGAGAAATAGCCTATCGACAAGATCTTCCGCTTTCGGTAGTAGGCGGGAAGTTCAAGGAATTTGATGTGGTTCAGTATCTTCTGAACGTCTATCAATCTTACGGTCCTTTTTTATTTATCGATCAGACGCTGGTACTGTTGGAAGGCGGATACAATTCGGTCATGGACGCGGAAAACCTAGCGGCCACTATTGATACCGACGCATGCGGCTATCTTCTTAAATTCACTTTTAAATTTAACAATATTTTCCCCGGTTATGACATGGAAGTGCCGGTTACATGGAAGCATAAGGTCAATGGTATGTCAGCTCTGACCGGAACCTGGACGGAAGATCAAAACGAGATCGCCGTCGGATTTGATTTCACGTTCGATTTGGATTTGAAATTCGGCGTCAGTTACACGGAATTTTTGGGCGATGCCGAAGATTATGCCAAAGCGGACAGAGATTATGTTGCTGCCTATGTAAAATATACATTCTGA
- a CDS encoding molybdopterin-binding protein, translating into MHKKIPLKDAVGTVLAHDITEIRPGEFKGAAFKKGHMVCDEDICRLQRLGKNHLYELEIKEGDIHEDQAAVILAEALAGDGIVYDEQPHEGKIKLLAGRDGLLFVDTTALIAFNMVDEVMCATRHTHSLVKKGDQVAATRAIPLVMTRAAIERAAAIARQNGATISVKPLRHLKAGLVITGNEVSTGLIEDRYEVILTQKIHALGSDVIASALAPDNVEIIADVIQDHIKAGCELILTSGGMSVDPDDVTRAGIRKAGSDEIYYGAAALPGAMFLVAYIGNVPVLGMPACGLHHRITVLDLILPRILAGEKIGKMQLAALGHGGLCHDCDTCTYPHCPFGKGV; encoded by the coding sequence ATGCATAAGAAGATCCCATTAAAAGATGCCGTGGGCACCGTACTTGCGCACGACATTACCGAAATTCGCCCCGGCGAATTCAAAGGCGCCGCTTTTAAAAAGGGGCATATGGTTTGCGATGAGGATATCTGCCGGTTACAGCGACTTGGGAAAAACCATCTGTATGAGCTTGAGATAAAAGAAGGCGACATTCACGAAGATCAGGCTGCCGTCATCCTCGCGGAAGCCTTGGCCGGAGACGGCATTGTTTATGACGAGCAACCGCATGAGGGGAAGATAAAACTCTTGGCGGGTAGAGACGGTCTTTTGTTTGTGGATACCACAGCGTTGATCGCCTTTAATATGGTCGATGAAGTGATGTGCGCTACACGACATACCCATTCACTCGTCAAAAAAGGGGACCAGGTTGCCGCCACACGCGCTATTCCACTGGTCATGACACGAGCCGCCATTGAACGCGCCGCAGCCATCGCCAGGCAGAACGGCGCGACGATTTCGGTCAAACCGCTGCGTCATCTCAAGGCCGGACTTGTGATTACCGGCAATGAAGTATCTACCGGTCTTATTGAAGACCGGTATGAGGTCATTCTTACCCAAAAAATTCATGCCCTTGGGTCGGACGTTATTGCTTCGGCCCTTGCGCCGGACAACGTGGAGATTATTGCAGACGTCATTCAAGATCACATCAAGGCCGGATGTGAATTGATTCTAACCAGCGGCGGCATGAGCGTTGATCCGGACGATGTCACGCGTGCCGGGATTCGAAAGGCCGGATCCGATGAAATTTACTACGGCGCGGCGGCGTTGCCCGGCGCCATGTTTTTAGTTGCCTACATCGGAAACGTACCGGTACTGGGCATGCCGGCATGCGGGCTGCATCATCGCATCACGGTGCTGGATCTGATATTGCCGCGAATACTGGCGGGAGAGAAAATCGGAAAAATGCAACTGGCTGCATTGGGTCACGGCGGGCTTTGCCATGACTGCGATACCTGCACCTATCCGCACTGCCCTTTTGGTAAGGGGGTGTAG
- a CDS encoding FmdE family protein encodes MCGNTLEPFHKLLASSVEAHGHLCPGQVVGVRMAVLGCRLIGLDDPKRHDQIKKLIIYVEMDRCTGDAVAHTTGVKLGRRSLKHMDFGIMAATFLNLETRKAFRIVSTEESRDLVPIYAPDILKYPDQQIEAYKRMPDSVLFRVHEVEVMLSEYDFPGPTRRKVICSQCGQMVRDHREVQKDGNILCKICAGQSYFKNSHEVSWPDMNWIPGKTVA; translated from the coding sequence GTGTGTGGAAATACGTTGGAACCCTTTCATAAATTATTGGCTTCGTCAGTTGAGGCACACGGGCATTTGTGCCCGGGACAGGTCGTTGGAGTGCGCATGGCTGTTCTTGGCTGCCGGCTGATCGGGCTGGATGACCCGAAACGTCACGACCAGATCAAAAAACTGATTATCTATGTAGAGATGGATCGCTGCACGGGAGATGCCGTGGCGCATACCACCGGTGTCAAGCTCGGCCGTCGATCCTTGAAGCATATGGATTTCGGCATTATGGCCGCTACTTTTTTAAACCTTGAAACCCGAAAGGCGTTCCGAATCGTATCCACGGAAGAATCCCGGGACCTGGTGCCGATTTATGCACCGGATATTTTAAAATATCCCGATCAGCAGATCGAAGCTTACAAGCGAATGCCGGATAGTGTTCTGTTCCGGGTTCATGAAGTAGAGGTCATGCTGAGTGAATACGATTTTCCAGGTCCAACCCGGCGAAAGGTAATCTGCAGTCAATGCGGGCAGATGGTGAGGGATCACCGCGAAGTGCAAAAGGATGGAAACATTTTATGCAAAATTTGCGCGGGACAATCCTATTTCAAAAATTCACATGAAGTAAGCTGGCCCGATATGAACTGGATCCCCGGGAAAACCGTGGCGTAA